One region of Notolabrus celidotus isolate fNotCel1 unplaced genomic scaffold, fNotCel1.pri scaffold_383_arrow_ctg1, whole genome shotgun sequence genomic DNA includes:
- the LOC117809728 gene encoding LOW QUALITY PROTEIN: putative uncharacterized protein DDB_G0271606 (The sequence of the model RefSeq protein was modified relative to this genomic sequence to represent the inferred CDS: substituted 1 base at 1 genomic stop codon): QVQQLQLQVQQLQPXEQPLQLQEQQLQLQQEQQLQLQVQQLLTQVPQLLLQEQPLLPQEQQLQPQEQPLQPQVQQLQPQEQPLLPQEQQQQPQEQPLQLQEQPLLPQEPQLQLRVQQLQPQEQPLQLQEKPLLPQEQQLQPQELQPQEQQLQPMEQPLLPQEQPLLPQEQPLQPQEQPLLPQEPQLQLQVQQLQPQEQPLQLQEQPLLPQEQQLQPQEQPLQLQEQQLQPQEQPLLPQEPQLQLQVQQLQPQEQPLQLQEQPLLPQEPQLQPQEQPLQPQEQQIQRWDQPLLPQEQQIQRWDQPLQHQGPKQLLQL; the protein is encoded by the exons caggtgcaacaactgcagctccaggtGCAACAACTGCAGCCCTAGgagcaaccactgcagctccaggagcaacaactgcagctccag caggagcaacaactgcagctccaggtGCAACAACTGCTGACCCAGGTgccacaactgctgctccaggaGCAACCACTGCTGCCCCAGGAGCAACAACTGCAGCCCCAggagcaaccactgcagccccAGGTGCAACAACTGCAGCCCCAGGAGCAACCACTGCTGCCCCaggagcaacaacagcagccccaggagcaaccactgcagctccaGGAGCAACCACTGCTGCCCCAGGAGCCACAACTGCAGCTCCGGGTGCAACAACTGCAGCCCCAGgagcaaccactgcagctccaGGAGAAACCACTGCTGCCCCAGGAGCAACAACTGCAGCCCCAGga actgcagccccAGGAGCAACAACTGCAGCCCATGGAGCAACCACTGCTGCCCCAGGAGCAACCACTGCTGCCCCAggagcaaccactgcagccccAGGAGCAACCACTGCTGCCCCAGGAgccacaactgcagctccaggtGCAACAACTGCAGCCCCAGgagcaaccactgcagctccaGGAGCAACCACTGCTGCCCCAGGAGCAACAACTGCAGCCCCAGgagcaaccactgcagctccaGGAGCAACAACTGCAGCCCCAGGAGCAACCACTGCTGCCCCAGGAgccacaactgcagctccaggtGCAACAACTGCAGCCCCAGgagcaaccactgcagctccaGGAGCAACCACTGCTGCCCCAGGAGCCACAACTGCAGCCCCAggagcaaccactgcagccccAGGAGCAACAAATTCAGCGATGGGATCAACCACTGCTGCCCCAGGAGCAACAAATTCAGCGATGGGATCAACCACTGCAGCATCAGGGTCCCAAACAACTCTTGCAGTTGTAG
- the LOC117809729 gene encoding gamete and mating-type specific protein A-like: AAPTTAAPTTAAATTAAPAAATTAAPTTVAATTAAPTTAAATTAAPTTAAATTAAPTTA; the protein is encoded by the exons gctgccccaaccacagctgccccaacaactgctgctgcaaccacagctgcccca gctgctgcaaccacagctgccccaacaacagtggctgcaaccacagctgccccaacaactgctgctgcaaccacagctgccccaaccacagctgctgcaaccacagctgccccaacaacagct